A genomic segment from Malaclemys terrapin pileata isolate rMalTer1 chromosome 1, rMalTer1.hap1, whole genome shotgun sequence encodes:
- the MED17 gene encoding mediator of RNA polymerase II transcription subunit 17: MSGAPAVRISIESASEKQVQEVGLDGSETYLQPLSMSQNLARLAQRIDFSQGSGSEEDEPPPGAQPRDWAAPGDAEDEEGLVKFQPSLWPWDSVRNNLRGALTEMCVLYDVLSIVKDKKFMTLDPVVQDPLPPKQNPQTLQLISKKKSLAGAAQILLKGAERLSKSVAENQENKRQRDFNSELLRLRQHWKLRKVGDKILGDLSYRSAGSLFPHHGTFEVIKNTDIDLDKKIPEDYCPLDVQIPSDLEGSAYIKVSIQKQAPDIGDLGTVNLFKRPLPKSKPGAPHWQTKLEAAQNVLLCKEIFAQLSREAVQIKSQIPHIVVKNQIISQPFPGLQLSISLCHSSNDKKSQKAASEKQSPEDHLYVLEHNLHQLIREFHKQTLSSTMMPHPASAPFGHKRMRMAGPQAFDKNDISSLQPNEGLLEKIIKQAKHIFLRRRTARTIDSLASRIEDPQIQAHWSNINDVYESSVKVLITSQGYEQICKSIQLQLNIGIEQIRVVHRDGRVITLSHQEQELQDFLLSQMSQHQVHAVQQLAKVMGWHVLSFSNHVGLGPVESIGNASAITVASPSGDYAISVRNGPESGSKVMVQFPRCQCKDLPKSDVLQDSKWNHLRGPFKEVQWNKMEGRNFVYKLELLMAALTPC, translated from the exons ATGTCGGGGGCGCCGGCGGTGCGGATCAGCATCGAGTCGGCGAGCGAGAAGCAGgtgcaggaggtggggctggacgGCAGCGAGACCTACCTGCAGCCGCTCTCCATGTCCCAGAACCTGGCGCGCCTGGCGCAGCGCATCGACTTCAGCCAGGGCTCCGGCTCCGAGGAGGACGAGCCGCCGCCTGGGGCGCAGCCCCGCGACTGGGCCGCGCCCGGGGACGCCGAGGACGAGGAGG GGCTGGTAAAATTTCAACCATCCCTTTGGCCTTGGGATTCAGTGAGAAACAATTTAAGAGGAGCCTTGACTGAGATGTGTGTACTCTATGATGTTCTCAGCATTGTCAAGGATAAAAAATTCATGACTCTGGATCCAGTTGTGCAGGATCCGCTTCCCCCAAAGCAG AATCCTCAGACTTTACAGTTAATTTCAAAGAAGAAGTCACTAGCTGGAGCAGCCCAAATCCTGTTGAAAGGAGCAGAAAGATTATCCAAATCAGTTGCAGAAAACCAGGAAAATAAGCGACAACGAGATTTCAACTCTGAGCTCTTGAGATTGAGACAGCACTGGAAGCTGAGGAAAGTGGGAGACAAAATCCTTGGGGACCTGAGCTACAGAAGCGCCG GATCCCTCTTCCCTCATCATGGGACATTTGAAGTGATAAAGAACACAGATATTGATCTGGATAAGAAGATACCAGAGGATTACTGTCCTTTGGATGTTCAGATTCCAAGTGATTTAGAGGGATCAGCCTATATAAAG GTTTCTATTCAAAAGCAAGCTCCAGACATAGGTGACCTTGGCACAGTTAACCTGTTTAAAAGACCTCTGCCAAAATCGAAACCAG GTGCTCCACATTGGCAGACAAAACTGGAGGCTGCACAAAATGTTCTCTTATGTAAAGAAATATTTGCTCAGCTGTCTCGAGAAGCTGTTCAAATTAAATCACAAATTCCTCACATTGTTGTGAAGAACCAGATCATCTCCCAGCCTTTTCCAG GTTTGCAGTTATCTATTTCTTTGTGTCACTCTTCTAATGATaagaaatcccaaaaagctgctTCTGAAAAACAAAGTCCGGAAGATCACCTCTATGTTCTGGAACACAATTTGCATCAGCTGATCAGAGAG TTCCACAAGCAAACTTTGAGCTCTACAATGATGCCACATCCAGCTAGTGCACCATTTGGCCATAAGAGAATGAGAATGGCAGGACCTCAGGCTTTTGATAAAAATGACATCAGCTCCTTACAACCAAATGAAGGGCTTCTGGAAAAGATCATTAAACAGGCAAAACACATCTTTCTGAGACGCAG aacTGCTCGAACGATTGACAGCCTAGCTAGTCGTATTGAGGATCCACAGATTCAGGCCCATTGGTCAAACATAAATGATGTTTATGAATCCAGTGTCAAAGTTCTAATAACTTCCCAAGGGTATGAGCAAATATGCAA GTCCATTCAGCTACAGCTGAACATTGGGATTGAACAGATCAGGGTAGTGCACAGAGATGGAAGAGTTATTACATTGTCCCATCAAGAGCAAGAATTACAGGATTTCCTTCTGTCTCAG ATGTCCCAACATCAAGTACATGCAGTTCAGCAGCTGGCTAAAGTTATGGGATGGCACGTGTTAAGTTTCAGTAATCATGTGGGTCTGGGACCAGTAGAGAGTATCGGCAATGCATCAGCAATAACTGTGGCATCGCCAAGTGGAGACTATGCTATTTCAG TACGTAATGGTCCTGAAAGTGGCAGCAAAGTTATGGTTCAGTTTCCACGGTGTCAGTGCAAAGACCTCCCCAAAAGTGATGTGCTACAAGACAGTAAATGGAACCATCTTCGTGGGCCATTCAAGGAAGTTCAGTGGAATAAAATGGAAGGGCGTAACTTTGTATATAAATTGGAGCTCCTCATGGCTGCCCTAACTCCATGCTAA
- the C1H11orf54 gene encoding ester hydrolase C11orf54 homolog isoform X2, whose translation MAKVEKLALHVPSLEELSGVLQNGLKENFADVQVSVVECPDLTRDPFDFPVKGICGKPRIADVGGPPYLVPLVQKDKVYDLNTIAKQIELPGAFILGAGAVSSRILGVNAEFIPVAQAESEQKPAVNASYTARINPADGGCLLEKYSNKYSDCEFGLLANLYASQGQPGKVIEVKANGRTGQHNFVTCMRQIIEKCYGDKPVGIGGTFVIQKGKAKIHIMPPEFSACPLNTDEEVKNWIRFFEMKAPLICQPVLISRDPSSQFESDKMQKKGKTDKRMECVLHSA comes from the exons ATGGCCAAAGTTGAAAAGCTTGCTCTTCATGTCCCAAGTCTAGAAGAACTTTCTGGGG TCCTGCAGAATGGGCTTAAAGAGAACTTTGCTGATGTCCAGGTCTCTGTAGTAGAATGCCCTGATCTGACTCGTGATCCCTTCGACTTTCCTGTTAAAG GAATCTGTGGGAAGCCTAGAATAGCAGATGTGGGAGGTCCTCCTTACCTTGTGCCTCTTGTACAAAAAGATAAA GTTTATGACCTGAACACCATTGCAAAGCAAATAGAGTTGCCTGGAGCTTTCATTCTTGGAGCTGGAGCTGTGTCCTCTAGGATTCTTGGAGTAAATGCTGAG TTTATCCCAGTTGCTCAAGCTGAGAGTGAACAAAAGCCTGCTGTAAATGCGAGTTACACCGCTCGGATTAATCCTGCAGATGGAGGGTGCCTTCTGGAGAAGTACAGCAACAAATATAGTGACTGTGAATTTGGACTGCTGGCCAACCTGTATGCCAGTCAGGGCCAACCTGGCAAG GTTATTGAAGTGAAAGCCAATGGAAGAACTGGACAGCATAACTTTGTGACCTGTATGAGACAAATTATAGAAAAATGCTATGGAGATAAACCAGTTGGGATAGGAGGTACATTTGTCATTCAAAAGGGGAAAGCAAAGATTCATATTATG CCCCCAGAATTTTCTGCCTGTCCTTTAAACACTGATGAGGAAGTGAAAAATTGGATCCGTTTTTTTGAAATGAAGGCTCCGTTGATTTGTCAGCCAGTACTAATTTCAAGAGATCCA AGCTCACAATTTGAAAGTGACAAGatgcaaaagaaaggaaaaacagacaaaaggaTGGAGTGTGtattgcacagtgcctag
- the C1H11orf54 gene encoding ester hydrolase C11orf54 homolog isoform X1 yields the protein MAKVEKLALHVPSLEELSGVLQNGLKENFADVQVSVVECPDLTRDPFDFPVKGICGKPRIADVGGPPYLVPLVQKDKVYDLNTIAKQIELPGAFILGAGAVSSRILGVNAEFIPVAQAESEQKPAVNASYTARINPADGGCLLEKYSNKYSDCEFGLLANLYASQGQPGKVIEVKANGRTGQHNFVTCMRQIIEKCYGDKPVGIGGTFVIQKGKAKIHIMPPEFSACPLNTDEEVKNWIRFFEMKAPLICQPVLISRDPGFDLRVEHTHCFSHHGEGGHYHEDTTPDSVQYLGYFLPAELLFRIDRPNESHMVWRD from the exons ATGGCCAAAGTTGAAAAGCTTGCTCTTCATGTCCCAAGTCTAGAAGAACTTTCTGGGG TCCTGCAGAATGGGCTTAAAGAGAACTTTGCTGATGTCCAGGTCTCTGTAGTAGAATGCCCTGATCTGACTCGTGATCCCTTCGACTTTCCTGTTAAAG GAATCTGTGGGAAGCCTAGAATAGCAGATGTGGGAGGTCCTCCTTACCTTGTGCCTCTTGTACAAAAAGATAAA GTTTATGACCTGAACACCATTGCAAAGCAAATAGAGTTGCCTGGAGCTTTCATTCTTGGAGCTGGAGCTGTGTCCTCTAGGATTCTTGGAGTAAATGCTGAG TTTATCCCAGTTGCTCAAGCTGAGAGTGAACAAAAGCCTGCTGTAAATGCGAGTTACACCGCTCGGATTAATCCTGCAGATGGAGGGTGCCTTCTGGAGAAGTACAGCAACAAATATAGTGACTGTGAATTTGGACTGCTGGCCAACCTGTATGCCAGTCAGGGCCAACCTGGCAAG GTTATTGAAGTGAAAGCCAATGGAAGAACTGGACAGCATAACTTTGTGACCTGTATGAGACAAATTATAGAAAAATGCTATGGAGATAAACCAGTTGGGATAGGAGGTACATTTGTCATTCAAAAGGGGAAAGCAAAGATTCATATTATG CCCCCAGAATTTTCTGCCTGTCCTTTAAACACTGATGAGGAAGTGAAAAATTGGATCCGTTTTTTTGAAATGAAGGCTCCGTTGATTTGTCAGCCAGTACTAATTTCAAGAGATCCA GGGTTTGATCTGCGAGTGGAGCACACCCATTGTTTCAGTCACCATGGTGAAGGAGGACACTACCATGAGGACACGACACCAGATAGTGTGCAGTATCTGGGATATTTTTTACCAGCAGAACTTCTCTTTCGTATTGATAGACCCAATGAGTCTCATATGGTTTGGAGAGATTAA